In Rattus norvegicus strain BN/NHsdMcwi chromosome 1, GRCr8, whole genome shotgun sequence, a genomic segment contains:
- the Peg3 gene encoding paternally-expressed gene 3 protein — translation MYHHEDDTNSDMNSDDDMSRSGRETPPPRPSHAFSSERDLERRGRSRDVEPRDRWPYTRNPRSRMPQRDLSLPVMSRPHFGLERDDDRRSMDYESRSQDAESYQNVVELKEDKKPQNPIQDNLENYRKLLSLGVQLAEDDRHSHMTQGHSSRSKRTAYPSTSRGLKPMPEAKKPSHRRGICEDESSHGVIMEKFIKDVSRNPRSGRARELNERPPPRFPRPNDNWKDSSSNKRESVIQERGYEGSSFRGGFRFNADLVSRSRALERKRRYHFDSEERGSGHEHKSCVRKKPFECGSEMRQAMSMGNLRNPSLSESQSVDFGANQYVCDECGRSFSVISEFVEHQIMHTRENLYEYGESFIHSVAVNEVQKGQGRGKRFECKECGETFSRSAALAEHRQIHAREYLAECRDQEDEETVMPSPTFSELQKMYGKDKFYECKVCKETFLHSSALIEHQKIHGRGNSDDRDNERERERDRLRARAREQREREREREREREREHEHGEPFLTCPNFNEFRKMYRKEKIYECKVCGESFLHLSSLREHQKIHTRGNPFENKSRVCEETFVPSQSLKRRQKTYREKLFDFNNARDALMGSSDPSEHQKNRSRKNFFEGRGFEKPFVESQKSHTITRPPENREDDKPFTISVNPNDKLKFSAMESSSQGKSYERSVIHSLGSPEAQKSHGALGFSKPKSVTESSTQTSSSINYRRTHSGGITYEGKEYKGSIIHSLPAPRPLKRHRVSDQIQCDEEGESSIYIPDIIKRRKIPAREDAYEGSSSSSYHTASVPRAEPPSVSGESRESKQDVTFSVPSSSVREHQKARAKKKYIEPRSNETSVIHSLPFGEFLAGHRRAKFFECQECGEAFARRSDLIEHQKIHDRERPSGSRHYERSVIRSLAPSDPQTSYAQERFIQEQVRKFRAFGQRSTTSNNLSVQKIYAQEKFNAEEPHDKETHGQKIHDKEPYGKEPSGQDPHGDEPQDKEPQDKEPQDKEPQDKEPQDKEPQDKEPQDKEPQDKQPQDKEPQDKEPLDQEMRSEEPHGDQPHGQEPHGDEPHDKEPVDQEMPSEEPQGEESHGQEKAEDITIETSVSEEPQKDDAGDAIYECQDCGLGFADLNDLTSHQDVHSRKSLVDSREYTHSEVHVHSVSEFEKKYSGEKLYECPKCGESFIHSSLLFEHQRVHEQDQTYSVKACDDGFIALLPARPRRNCTVERNPAVSGSAIRCRQCGQGFIHSSALNEHMRQHRDNEILEQNELADEIFIQGLALTEYQGSETEEKLFECTICGECFFTAKQLGDHHTKVHKDEPYEYGPSYTHASFLTEPLRKHIPLYECKDCGQSFLDDTVITERMVFHPEREGGSEIVAATAQEVEANVLIPQEVLRIQGSNAEAAEPEVEAAEPEVEAAEPEVEAAEPNGEAEGPDGEAAEPDGEAEQPNGEAEQPNGDADEPDGAGIEDPEERADEPEEDVEEPEGDADEPDGADIEDPEEEGEDQEIEVEEPYYNCHECAETFASSAAFGEHLKSHASVIIFEPANALGECSGYIERASTSAGGAEQADDKYFKCDVCGQLFNDRLSLARHQNSHTG, via the exons GATGCTGAATCATACCAGAATGTTGTGGAACTCAAAGAGGACAAGAAGCCTCAGAATCCAATTCAGGACAACCTGGAGAACTACAGAAAGCTGCTCTCACTGG GAGTCCAGCTTGCCGAAGATGACCGACACTCTCACATGACACAAGGCCACTCATCGAGGTCCAAGAGAACTGCCTACCCAAGCACCAGTCGAG GTCTGAAACCCATGCCTGAAGCCAAAAAGCCGTCCCACAGGCGTGGAATCTGCGAAGACGAATCTTCTCATGGAGTGATAATGGAAAAATTCATCAAGGACGTGTCACGCAACCCCAGATCTGGAAGAGCAAGGGAGCTGAATGAGCGTCCTCCTCCGAGGTTCCCCAGGCCTAACGACAACTGGAAGGACAGTTCCTCAAACAAAAGAGAGTCAGTGATCCAGGAGAGGGGTTATGAAGGGAGCTCGTTCAGGGGAGGCTTCCGGTTCAATGCAGACCTGGTTTCTAGAAGCCGAGCTCTAGAAAGAAAGAGGCGTTACCACTTTGATTCTGAAGAGAGGGGTTCTGGTCATGAGCATAAAAGTTGTGTGAGGAAGAAGCCTTTTGAGTGTGGTAGTGAGATGAGACAGGCTATGAGCATGGGCAACCTGAGAAACCCTTCCCTCTCTGAGTCGCAGTCAGTCGATTTTGGGGCAAACCAATACGTGTGTGATGAATGCGGGAGGTCGTTCAGTGTCATCTCTGAGTTTGTTGAGCACCAGATCATGCACACTAGGGAGAACCTCTACGAATATGGAGAGTCCTTTATTCACAGCGTGGCTGTCAATGAGGTGCAAAAAGGTCAGGGTAGGGGAAAACGCTTTGAGTGTAAGGAATGTGGAGAAACCTTCAGTAGGAGTGCCGCCCTGGCAGAGCACCGCCAAATCCATGCTAGAGAGTATCTTGCAGAATGTAGAGATCAGGAGGATGAGGAGACCGTCATGCCTAGCCCGACCTTTAGTGAGCTGCAGAAGATGTATGGCAAAGATAAGTTCTATGAGTGCAAGGTGTGCAAGGAGACCTTTCTGCACAGTTCCGCCCTGATTGAGCACCAGAAAATCCATGGTAGAGGCAACTCAGATGACAGAGATAACGAGCGTGAGCGCGAACGTGATCGCCTACGTGCACGTGCACGGGAGCAGCGTGAACGCGAACGCGAACGTGAACGCGAACGGGAGCGTGAGCATGAGCATGGGGAACCCTTTCTGACCTGCCCAAACTTCAATGAGTTTCGGAAGATGTACAGGAAAGAGAAAATCTATGAGTGTAAAGTGTGTGGGGAGAGCTTTCTTCATCTCTCATCCCTGAGGGAGCATCAGAAAATCCATACCAGAGGAAACCCATTTGAAAACAAGAGCAGGGTGTGCGAGGAGACCTTTGTCCCTAGTCAGTCTCTCAAACGGCGCCAGAAAACTTACAGAGAGAAGCTGTTCGACTTCAACAACGCCAGAGATGCGTTGATGGGAAGCTCAGATCCCAGCGAGCATCAGAAAAATCGTTCCCGAAAGAATTTCTTTGAGGGCAGAGGATTCGAGAAACCCTTTGTCGAATCTCAGAAGAGTCATACCATAACAAGACCACCTGAAAACAGAGAAGATGACAAGCCATTCACCATCAGTGTCAACCCTAATGACAAGCTGAAATTCTCCGCCATGGAAAGTAGCTCCCAGGGCAAATCCTATGAGAGGTCTGTTATTCACAGCTTGGGCTCCCCAGAAGCTCAGAAGAGTCATGGTGCACTGGGGTTCAGTAAACCAAAATCAGTGACAGAGTCTAGCACCCAGACCTCAAGCAGCATTAACTACCGCAGAACCCACTCTGGAGGGATCACCTATGAAGGAAAGGAATACAAGGGCTCCATCATCCACAGCTTGCCTGCTCCTCGACCTCTGAAACGTCATAGAGTAAGTGACCAGATTCAATGTGATGAGGAGGGAGAATCCTCCATTTATATCCCAGATATTATTAAGCGAAGGAAGATTCCTGCCAGAGAAGACGCTTATGAAGGAAGTAGCAGCAGCAGCTACCACACAGCGAGTGTACCCCGTGCCGAGCCTCCAAGTGTTTCTGGAGAGTCCCGTGAATCTAAGCAGGATGTCACGTTTTCAGTTCCCAGCTCAAGTGTTCGTGAACACCAGAAAGCCCGTGCCAAAAAGAAGTACATTGAGCCCAGGAGCAATGAGACCTCTGTTATCCACTCACTACCTTTTGGTGAATTTCTTGCAGGTCACCGTAGGGCAAAGTTCTTTGAGTGTCAGGAATGTGGGGAGGCCTTTGCTCGTAGGTCTGACCTCATTGAGCACCAGAAGATTCATGATAGAGAAAGACCTTCTGGAAGCCGACACTATGAGCGCTCTGTCATCCGCAGCCTTGCCCCCAGTGACCCTCAGACCAGTTATGCCCAAGAACGTTTCATTCAAGAACAAGTGCGTAAATTCAGAGCATTTGGACAGCGTTCTACCACCAGCAACAACCTCAGTGTACAGAAAATCTATGCCCAAGAGAAATTTAATGCCGAGGAGCCCCATGATAAAGAAACTCATGGTCAAAAAATTCATGACAAAGAGCCATATGGTAAGGAGCCCAGTGGCCAGGACCCCCATGGTGATGAACCCCAGGACAAAGAACCCCAGGATAAAGAACCCCAGGACAAAGAACCCCAGGACAAAGAACCCCAGGACAAAGAACCCCAGGACAAAGAACCCCAGGACAAAGAACCCCAGGACAAACAACCCCAGGACAAAGAACCCCAAGACAAAGAACCGCTTGATCAGGAGATGCGCAGTGAAGAGCCCCATGGCGATCAGCCCCATGGCCAGGAGCCTCATGGTGATGAGCCACATGACAAGGAACCCGTTGATCAGGAGATGCCCAGTGAAGAGCCCCAAGGCGAAGAGTCCCATGGCCAGGAGAAAGCTGAAGACATTACTATTGAGACCTCAGTGTCTGAAGAGCCCCAGAAAGACGATGCTGGTGATGCTATCTATGAATGCCAGGACTGTGGGCTGGGCTTTGCTGATCTCAATGACCTCACAAGTCACCAGGATGTCCACAGCAGAAAGTCCCTGGTTGACAGTCGTGAATATACACATTCTGAAGTTCACGTCCACTCCGTCAGCGAATTTGAGAAAAAGTACTCTGGAGAGAAACTGTATGAATGTCCAAAATGTGGAGAGTCTTTCATTCACAGCTCATTACTTTTCGAGCACCAGAGAGTCCACGAACAAGACCAGACGTATTCTGTAAAGGCCTGTGATGACGGTTTCATCGCCCTGTTGCCTGCGAGACCAAGGAGGAATTGTACTGTAGAGAGGAATCCTGCTGTTTCTGGGTCAGCCATTCGATGCCGTCAGTGTGGACAAGGCTTCATTCACAGTTCTGCCCTAAATGAGCACATGAGACAGCACAGAGATAATGAAATACTGGAACAGAATGAACTGGCAGACGAGATTTTCATTCAAGGCCTAGCCCTCACCGAGTATCAGGGAAGTGAAACCGAAGAGAAGCTTTTCGAATGCACCATCTGTGGGGAATGCTTCTTCACTGCCAAACAGCTCGGAGACCACCACACCAAAGTTCATAAGGATGAGCCCTATGAATATGGGCCCTCCTACACCCATGCCTCCTTTCTCACCGAGCCCCTCAGGAAGCACATCCCACTGTACGAATGCAAAGACTGCGGGCAGTCCTTCCTAGACGACACCGTCATCACTGAGCGCATGGTGTTTCATCCTGAGCGAGAAGGGGGATCAGAAATAGTAGCTGCCACTGCCCAAGAGGTCGAAGCCAATGTCCTCATTCCACAAGAAGTACTGCGAATCCAGGGGTCAAATGCAGAAGCTGCTGAGCCCGAAGTGGAGGCTGCTGAGCCTGAGGTGGAGGCCGCTGAGCCTGAGGTGGAGGCTGCTGAGCCTAATGGAGAGGCTGAAGGACCAGATGGAGAAGCTGCTGAGCCTGATGGAGAGGCTGAGCAACCCAATGGAGAGGCTGAACAGCCAAACGGCGATGCCGATGAACCGGACGGAGCTGGGATCGAAGACCCAGAAGAGAGAGCCGATGAGCCAGAGGAAGACGTTGAAGAGCCAGAAGGAGATGCAGATGAGCCCGATGGTGCAgacattgaagacccagaagaagaaggagaagatcaAGAGATTGAGGTTGAAGAACCGTACTACAACTGCCATGAATGCGCAGAAACTTTCGCTTCCAGCGCAGCCTTTGGCGAGCATCTGAAAAGCCACGCCAGCGTGATCATCTTTGAGCCAGCCAATGCTCTCGGAGAGTGCTCTGGCTACATCGAACGGGCCAGCACCAGCGCAGGCGGTGCGGAGCAGGCAGATGACAAGTACTTCAAATGCGACGTGTGCGGGCAACTCTTCAATGACCGCCTCTCTCTTGCCAGACACCAGAATTCTCACACTGGTTGA